The following are from one region of the Rhipicephalus microplus isolate Deutch F79 chromosome 1, USDA_Rmic, whole genome shotgun sequence genome:
- the LOC119178340 gene encoding uncharacterized protein LOC119178340 isoform X1, whose amino-acid sequence MDSTQFDRLIEQGKAFGFVGKELYNFVEKERNRLKEERDAERIRYRQHLEFLMEQERENSRLRIQKEKERLGLCVAQSGLSLDTRTPSSVTDRVTNKQSYQYHVQLLRQKMEDRRRMFETWEARHKGGKETVGAKPLRAGQKLCSVEADIRFVSEPTELAAESPVVATKATEGRSDGDEALCLESLVDTEMPSVIDLAQPPCMGVAMAANCDVHSTTGPADEDPCTDGGTESCADAHCELGNVGASSSPRCERRSPEEDACIVQPSVKFPASQGVNKLTENPDCIDVTADETGETSSAVQMLQADFSKVSTGQRPKRKRPRTSKRKTKGAKQPGKSLITKQQSRQRKLRVRFVAFASRVGPYASNRPTDRGVRQAFVRGARKSQPPSLHCPARNAGRLARQRLSAERHDVVRRPVSVERGVDEGMPPRCRLTGNRRPCSGRTRFSLPRLFRTAPPRARPPRARIKVTYIGTQR is encoded by the coding sequence ATGGACAGCACGCAGTTTGACAGGCTTattgaacagggcaaagcctttggctttgtaggcaaggagttatataatttcgtcgaaaaagaacgaaatagacttaaagAGGAGCGCGATGCCGAACGCATTAGGTACAGGCAACATCTGGAATTTTTGATGGAACAGGAGCGAGAAAATTCAAGGCTGAGAATTCAAAAGGAAAAAGAGCGCTTGGGACTGTGTGTGGCACAGTCGGGTCTTAGCTTAGACACTAGAACGCCCAGTAGCGTGACCGACCGTGTCACGAACAAGCAGTCTTACCAGTATCATGTTCAGCTACTGCGCCAGAAAATGGAAGATAGACGGCGCATGTTTGAGACCTGGGAAGCAAGGCACAAAGGGGGCAAAGAGACCGTAGGTGCCAAACCGCTGAGAGCCGGGCAAAAATTGTGTAGTGTTGAGGCGGACATCAGGTTCGTGAGTGAACCTACTGAGTTGGCTGCTGAAAGTCCTGTTGTGGCCACAAAGGCCACTGAAGGCCGCAGTGATGGCGACGAGGCGCTGTGCCTGGAAAGTCTTGTCGATACAGAAATGCCATCTGTGATTGACTTGGCACAGCCACCCTGTATGGGCGTCGCCATGGCAGCTAACTGTGATGTTCACAGTACAACCGGCCCGGCAGACGAGGACCCCTGTACAGACGGCGGGACAGAGTCGTGTGCTGACGCACACTGCGAGCTGGGCAATGTTGGGGCAAGTAGTTCTCCCAGGTGCGAACGGCGCAGCCCTGAGGAAGACGCTTGCATTGTTCAGCCGTCGGTCAAGTTTCCCGCAAGTCAGGGTGTCAACAAATTAACAGAAAATCCCGACTGTATAGACGTTACAGCCGATGAGACAGGTGAGACCAGTTCTGCTGTGCAAATGTTGCAAGCGGACTTCTCAAAAGTGAGCACTGGACAACGTCCAAAAAGAAAAAGACCCCGCACAAGCAAAAGGAAAACCAAGGGTGCAAAGCAACCCGGAAAATCGCTAATTACCAAACAGCAATCGAGGCAACGAAAGCTTCGTGTGCGTTTTGTGGCATTCGCCAGTCGAGTGGGTCCCTATGCTTCAAACCGCCCGACAGATAGAGGGGTGAGGCAGGCATTTGTTCGTGGAGCTCGAAAGAGCCAGCCCCCTTCGCTCCATTGTCCTGCTCGAAACGCGGGGCGCCTTGCGAGGCAGCGCCTTTCGGCCGAGCGACACGACGTGGTTCGGAGACCCGTTTCCGTAGAACGCGGTGTCGATGAGGGCATGCCTCCGAGGTGTAGACTAACGGGAAACAGGCGTCCGTGTAGCGGCCGTACACGCTTTTCTCTGCCCCGTTTGTTTCGAACGGCTCCCCCAAGAGCGCGACCACCTCGAGCACGGATAAAGGTTACGTACATAGGAACTCAAAGGTGA